TTAAGATGTCCGGTAATTTGATGCTTGGGAGGAGATGGCCATGAAGGAATTTGCAGCGACGATCAAGGTGACGGAATATCCGCCGCACCTGAAGCACAGGGTGATCTTTGAAACCTTTGATCAATTGAAGCCCGGAGAAGCCTTGCTTCTGATCAACGATCACAATCCGATCCCCCTGCGATACCAGTTTGAGTCGATGTATCCCGACGGATTCACCTGGGAGTACCTTGAAGAGGGACCCGAGGTATTCCAAGTGAAAATTGGGAAGAAATAAGGAGAGCCGTGCCATGGCGAAAATCACCGTTGTTGACGAAAAAACGATCAAAATCGCGGTGGAATTGGAAGATGCGATCACCATGATCCGTGAGGCGGAGAAGGATGTGGAGCGCTATGCCAAGGACATTGTGACGATCTACGAGAAGATGCCGGAGTTTCAATTTGTCCATTTCTGCTTTTATGCCTACGACAGCGCCGCCCTGTTTGAACACATGTTGGGAGCCGATCCGAAGCAGTACCTCTCCTTTTCCCTCGATGCGCCCGATGCCTTCTTCTACGCCCTTTACGGCGGGATGGCGGCTCTGTACGAACGGGCGAAGGCGGCGCTTCCTCCCGTCGTCACGGATCGGTCGCAGTGAGGAGATGATCAAGATGGGAGAACGCACGGTGGAGTTGGATGTCCGACCTTACCTGCGTAAAAAACTGGAACCCTTCAAGCTGATCATGGACACGGTGAAATCCCTCGGTCCGGAAGACACCTTCGTTCTGCACGCCACCTTTAAGCCCACACCGCTGCTGGGCGTCATGAAGGCCAAGGGTTTTGCCTACAAAACGGAGAAGCTGGCAAAGGATCATTGGGTGGTGACCTTCGTATCCAAGGAACGAAAAAAGGAATTGGGGGAGATGGGGGCGGCCGAAGAGAGGCTTCCCTCTTTGCAGAAATCGAAGGCGGACCCATCCCGGGACGGGACTGCGGATTCACCCCAGACCATTGAACTGGACAACCGCGGGCTTGAACCCCCACAACCGATGATGCGCACCTTGAATGCCCTGGAAAAGTGCCGGAAGGGGGACCGGGTTGTGATTCACAACGACCGGGTTCCCGTGTTCCTGTTGGAGGAGCTGGACTCGCTGGGATATCCCTACGAGATCGAGGAACAACCGGACGGTTCGGCTCGGGTGACGATCCAAAAAATGTAAAGGATGGCTTGTGATGTTTCGCCTCCCTTTTCTGTTTATCGCAACGGGACTTGCCCTGTTCGGACTGTTCAACCTCGCGACCCTCCTGCAGGCGTCCGGATGGATCCTCCAACCGCCGCGGAGCCCCTCCGGTTGGCTTTTTGCCCATTGGCTGATCCTCGGCTGGGCGACGATGATCGCCATGGGGGCGGTGTATCAGCTCATCAGCGTGGTGCTTCAGAGGGACGTGTTCAGCCGCCGGCTGGGGTATGTCCAGTTCGGCGTCTACTTTGCCGGGGTCCTCGGCCTGCTGACTGGATTCGGCTTTTTCCGGGTGCAGTGGATCGCCCTGTTCGCCGTGCTGGCCTTGCTGGGCATCCTGCTGTTTGTCCTGAATATCGGACTGACGATCCTGCAGGCCGCCCGGTGGAATCCGATCACCCTCAGCTCGGCTACGGCGCTTCTTTACCTCCTGCTTACGGGGCTGGCCGGATTTTTGATGGGAATCAATTTCGCGTTCGGACTGTGGCCTGAATGGCATGACCCGCTCTTTTTCAGCCATATCTGGATGGGGACGGTCGGGTGGTTTGGTCTGTTGATCACCGGCTTCAGCTACAAAATGCTGCCGATGTTTTATCTGGCGCACGGCATCTCCGACCGTTTGCCCCGCATCAT
This is a stretch of genomic DNA from Planifilum fimeticola. It encodes these proteins:
- a CDS encoding DUF2249 domain-containing protein, which encodes MKEFAATIKVTEYPPHLKHRVIFETFDQLKPGEALLLINDHNPIPLRYQFESMYPDGFTWEYLEEGPEVFQVKIGKK
- a CDS encoding DUF2249 domain-containing protein, with product MGERTVELDVRPYLRKKLEPFKLIMDTVKSLGPEDTFVLHATFKPTPLLGVMKAKGFAYKTEKLAKDHWVVTFVSKERKKELGEMGAAEERLPSLQKSKADPSRDGTADSPQTIELDNRGLEPPQPMMRTLNALEKCRKGDRVVIHNDRVPVFLLEELDSLGYPYEIEEQPDGSARVTIQKM